A window from Sphingobacterium hotanense encodes these proteins:
- the thiH gene encoding 2-iminoacetate synthase ThiH, translating to MASGNFQTVFDEYSWEDVKNRIYSSTTIDVERSLRKSQKDINDFLVMLSPAAASYLETMAQEAQRLTQQRFGKTIQLYAPLYVSNECQNICTYCGFSMDNKIRRKTLSNTELLIEGMALKAMGIDHVLLVSGEANKIVDTPYYENAIKLLKTHFAQISIEVQPLDLEDYHTLRAAGCHTVLVYQETYHQEVYKQYHPKGKKSNFKYRLDTPDRIGQSGIHKMGLGVLLGLEDWRVDSFFSALHIDYLQRKYWQTKYSVSFPRLRPAQGIIEPNFIMEDRDLLQLICAYRLWNPDLEISVSTREREVFRNHIIAIAATTMSAASKTNPGGYVVDPQSLEQFEISDERSMEEIRSIIQKAGYDPVMKDWDQAYTGV from the coding sequence ATGGCATCAGGGAATTTTCAAACCGTATTCGACGAGTATTCTTGGGAGGATGTGAAAAACCGCATCTACAGCAGCACTACTATTGATGTTGAACGCAGCTTGCGGAAGTCTCAAAAAGACATCAACGACTTCTTAGTGATGCTATCTCCGGCCGCGGCCTCCTATCTGGAGACGATGGCACAAGAAGCCCAGCGCCTAACACAGCAACGCTTTGGCAAAACCATACAACTCTACGCGCCATTATATGTGAGCAATGAATGCCAAAACATTTGTACCTATTGCGGCTTCAGTATGGACAATAAAATTCGCAGAAAGACTTTAAGCAATACCGAACTGTTGATAGAGGGCATGGCGCTTAAGGCGATGGGCATTGACCATGTGCTTTTAGTAAGCGGCGAAGCCAACAAGATCGTCGACACGCCATACTATGAAAATGCGATCAAACTATTGAAGACTCATTTTGCACAAATATCCATAGAGGTTCAACCGCTTGACTTGGAGGATTATCACACACTAAGAGCTGCTGGTTGCCATACGGTGCTAGTTTATCAGGAAACCTATCATCAGGAGGTCTATAAGCAATATCATCCAAAAGGAAAGAAATCTAACTTCAAGTATCGCCTAGATACGCCAGACCGCATCGGACAGTCCGGTATTCATAAAATGGGACTTGGAGTTTTGCTAGGTTTGGAAGACTGGCGAGTAGACAGCTTTTTCAGTGCCCTTCATATTGACTACCTACAGCGCAAGTATTGGCAAACGAAGTATTCCGTTTCCTTTCCTCGCCTTCGCCCGGCGCAAGGGATCATCGAACCAAACTTCATTATGGAAGACCGAGATCTCCTGCAACTCATTTGTGCTTACCGGCTTTGGAATCCTGATTTAGAAATCTCTGTTTCGACCAGGGAACGTGAGGTTTTCCGGAATCATATCATCGCCATTGCGGCAACTACGATGAGCGCAGCATCGAAAACCAACCCCGGTGGATATGTTGTTGACCCGCAGTCGTTGGAGCAGTTTGAAATATCGGATGAGCGCAGCATGGAAGAAATCCGAAGCATTATTCAAAAAGCAGGTTATGACCCAGTTATGAAAGATTGGGACCAAGCATACACAGGAGTGTAA
- a CDS encoding thiazole synthase, producing MKNLNIADKEFTSRLFLGTGKFGSYALMQESIKASGSELVTMALKRLDPNNKEENLWSALQLPGVNLLPNTSGARNAKEAVLAAQLAREAMETNWLKLEIHPDPRYLLPDPIETLKATEELAKLGFIILPYVHADPVLCKRLEDAGTAAVMPLGAPIGSNKGLKTSDFLEIIIDQSNVPVVVDAGIGAPSDAAKAMEMGADAVLVNTAIAAAKNPVAMAEAFRLAVFAGRQAYLSGLDAKRSYAEASSPLTAFLMED from the coding sequence ATGAAGAATTTGAATATAGCCGATAAAGAATTTACCTCGCGCCTATTTTTAGGAACTGGTAAATTCGGAAGTTACGCACTGATGCAAGAATCTATAAAAGCGTCAGGATCTGAATTAGTTACCATGGCTTTAAAACGTTTGGACCCGAATAATAAGGAAGAAAACTTATGGTCGGCATTGCAGTTGCCCGGAGTCAATCTATTGCCCAATACTTCGGGTGCACGAAATGCAAAAGAGGCTGTATTGGCCGCGCAATTGGCAAGAGAAGCGATGGAGACAAATTGGTTGAAGCTGGAAATACATCCAGATCCTCGCTATCTTCTACCCGACCCCATCGAAACGCTGAAAGCCACCGAAGAACTAGCGAAACTAGGCTTCATCATTCTGCCCTACGTCCATGCAGATCCGGTGTTGTGCAAGCGTTTGGAAGATGCCGGGACGGCTGCAGTGATGCCATTAGGAGCACCGATTGGCAGCAATAAAGGCTTAAAAACCTCAGATTTCCTGGAGATTATTATTGACCAAAGCAATGTTCCTGTTGTAGTCGATGCAGGAATCGGTGCGCCTTCGGATGCAGCCAAAGCAATGGAGATGGGTGCGGATGCCGTATTAGTGAATACCGCTATTGCGGCAGCGAAAAATCCTGTTGCTATGGCAGAAGCATTTCGATTGGCTGTTTTCGCGGGACGACAGGCTTATCTTTCCGGATTAGATGCAAAACGCAGTTATGCCGAAGCATCTAGTCCGCTCACTGCATTCTTAATGGAGGATTAA